A single region of the Lotus japonicus ecotype B-129 chromosome 4, LjGifu_v1.2 genome encodes:
- the LOC130716263 gene encoding heparanase-like protein 3, translated as MGFQMRLLGLCLWVCFVSFNGVSALYGRGDEAVKGIVLVHGKHAIGKIDNDFVCATLDWWPPQKCDYGKCSWGHASLLNLDLNNKILLNAVKAFSPLKIRLGGTLQDKVIYGTEDNRQPCTPFIWNPSEMFGFTQGCLPMRRWDELNSFFSKAGAKVIFGLNALAGKHVVNSSSAVGPWNYNNAESFISYTARKKYTIHGWELGNELCGNGIGTSVTASQYASDIAALRNIVQNVYREIKPKPLVIAPGGFFDANWFKEFLSHSGKTFDVATHHIYNLGAGVEDKLTEKILDPSYLDGVASTFSSLKKILQSSATSAQAWVGEAGGAYNSGHHLVSDSFVYSFWYLDQLGMSATYGTTTYCRQSLIGGNYGLLNTATFVPNPDYYSALLWHRLMGRRVLSTTFYGTKKIRAYTHCAKESNGITILLLNLDNSTTVQAEVALTFPKHPYHRGGGLFRREYHLTPKDGDLHSQIMLLNGNILTVNSAGEIPPLVPLYIDPSKPIVVRPQSIVFAHIPDVVLTACS; from the exons TTTTGTAAGCTTCAATGGAGTGAGTGCTCTGTATGGAAGAGGAGATGAAGCTGTGAAAGGTATTGTTCTTGTTCATGGGAAACATGCTATTGGAAAGATTGATAATGATTTTGTCTGCGCCACTCTGGATTGGTGGCCACCTCAGAAATGTGACTATGGAAAATGTAGTTGGGGTCATGCTTCTCTGCTTAATCTG GACCTCAACAACAAAATTTTGTTAAATGCAGTAAAAG CCTTTTCACCCTTGAAAATTAGATTAGGTGGCACTTTGCAAGATAAGGTCATATATGGGACTGAAGATAATAGGCAACCCTGTACTCCTTTTATTTGGAACCCAAGTGAAATGTTTGGTTTCACTCAAGGGTGCTTACCGATGCGTAGATGGGATGAGCTGAACAGCTTTTTCAGTAAAGCAGG GGCTAAGGTTATCTTTGGATTAAATGCTCTTGCTGGAAAACATGTAGTAAATTCCAGTTCTGCTGTTGGGCCTTGGAACTACAACAATGCTGAATCTTTTATAAGTTACACTGCAAGAAAGAAGTACACAATTCATGGCTGGGAACTTG GCAATGAATTGTGTGGAAATGGAATCGGAACAAGTGTTACTGCAAGTCAATATGCTTCTGACATAGCTGCTTTAAGAAACATAGTTCAAAATGTATACAGAGAGATTAAGCCTAAGCCACTAGTCATTGCACCTGGGGGCTTCTTTGATGCAAATTGGTTCAAGGAATTTTTAAGCCACTCTGGTAAAACTTTCGATGTGGCTACACACCACATTTATAACCTTGGAGCAG GAGTTGAGGACAAACTAACTGAAAAGATTCTGGACCCTTCCTATCTTGATGGAGTGGCTAGCACATTCAGCAGCCtcaaaaaaatacttcaaagttCAGCAACCTCAGCACAAGCATGGGTTGGTGAGGCAGGAGGGGCTTAcaatagtggccatcatcttgTGTCAGATTCATTTGTCTATAGCTTCTG GTATTTGGATCAGCTTGGCATGTCAGCTACATATGGCACCACTACATACTGCAGACAGAGTTTGATTGGAGGAAACTATGGTTTACTGAATACTGCTACATTCGTGCCGAATCCGGACTACTATAG TGCTCTTCTGTGGCACCGACTTATGGGGCGGCGTGTTCTGTCTACTACCTTCTATGGGACAAAGAAGATAAGAGCTTATACACACTGTGCAAAGGAATCA AATGGAATCACAATACTATTGCTCAATTTGGACAACAGCACAACTGTTCAAGCTGAAGTGGCCTTAACATTTCCTAAGCATCCTTACCATCGTGGGGGTGGACTATTCAGAAGAGAGTACCATTTGACACCAAAGGATGGGGACTTACATAGCCAAATCATGCTACTAAATGGAAACATTCTAACTGTAAACTCAGCTGGTGAAATCCCCCCCTTGGTTCCTCTATATATAGACCCGTCAAAACCAATAGTAGTCCGCCCGCAATCTATTGTGTTTGCTCATATTCCAGACGTTGTGCTTACAGCTTGCAGTTAG
- the LOC130716264 gene encoding probable anion transporter 6, chloroplastic, with the protein MANFTLRPNNSCFFTQTHRPHSHTPLIQTSFQRFHFHLSAPSNLRLRTVCKSTQQNVEEAQRVSEAKAKALTDLDDLQNLSGNWPPWKNLPSRYKIIGTTSLAFVICNMDKVNLSIAIIPMSHQFGWNSSTAGLVQSSFFWGYALSQLPGGWLAKIFGGRKVLQVGVLIWSVATACVPFLAGYMPGLALSRILVGIGEGVSPSAATDLIARLIPLEERSRAVAFVFGGLSVGSVLGLLFAPPLIQNLGWESVFYAFGLLGIAWFLGFQVIDGGETQFTAESLSSSRGTMTRSWKTSLKELNGSLKDVPWKAFFQSRAVWAMIYAHFCGSWGHYTCLSWLPTYFSEALNLNLTEAAWVSILPPMASVFVTSIAAQLADSLISRGVETTTVRKICQSIGFLSPALCMTLSSLDLGLPPWEVVGILTAGLALSSFALSGLYCTHQDISPEYASVLLGITNTVGAVPGIVGVALTGYLLDSTHSWSMSLFAPSIFFYLTGTVVWLVFASSKPQSFSEQD; encoded by the exons ATGGCCAACTTCACTCTCAGGCCAAATAACTCATGCTTCTTCACCCAAACTCACCGACCACACTCACACACCCCTCTTATCCAAACCTCTTTTCAACGCTTTCACTTCCACCTCTCAGCACCTTCCAACCTCAGACTCAGAACTGTATGCAAGAGCACTCAGCAAAATGTGGAAGAAGCACAGAGAGTGTCAGAAGCCAAGGCCAAAGCTCTCACTGACCTTGATGACCTGCAGAATTTGTCAGGTAACTGGCCACCTTGGAAGAATCTTCCTTCTAGATACAAAATCATCGGCACCACATCGTTGGCCTTTGTTATCTGCAACATGGACAAG GTGAACTTGAGTATTGCTATAATTCCAATGTCTCATCAATTTGGGTGGAACTCATCAACTGCAGGGTTGGTTCAGTCCTCATTCTTCTGGGGTTATGCATTGAGTCAGCTGCCTGGGGGTTGGCTAGCCAAGATATTTGGGGGCAG AAAAGTTCTTCAAGTTGGAGTATTGATATGGTCTGTGGCTACAGCTTGTGTTCCTTTTCTTGCTGGATATATGCCTGGTTTAGCATTGTCAAGAATTTTG GTTGGGATAGGCGAAGGTGTTTCACCATCTGCTGCTACTGATCTCATTGCCAG GTTAATACCATTGGAGGAGCGCTCGCGGGCAGTAGCATTTGTGTTTGGGGGCTTGAGTGTTGGAAGTGTTTTGGG GCTTCTTTTTGCTCCTCCCTTGATCCAAAATCTTGGTTGGGAATCAGTATTCTATGCATTTGGTCTTTTGGGGATTGCGTG GTTTTTGGGGTTTCAAGTTATTGATGGAGGTGAAACACAATTTACTGCAGAATCTCTTTCAT CATCCCGAGGCACCATGACAAGATCGTGGAAAACATCTCTAAAAGAATTGAATGGCTCATTGAAG GATGTTCCATGGAAAGCCTTTTTCCAAAGCCGTGCTGTGTGGGCAATGATATATGCTCATTTCTGCGGTAGCTGGGGTCACTATACCTGTCTTTCATGGCTTCCCACATATTTTAG TGAGGCGCTGAACCTAAATCTGACAGAAGCGGCTTGG GTGTCTATTCTTCCGCCAATGGCTTCAGTATTTGTGACTAGTATTGCAGCACAGTTAGCTGACAGCTTGATTTCAAGAGGAGTTGAAACCACTACG GTTCGAAAGATCTGCCAGTCAATTGGATTTTTGTCGCCTGCACTCTGCATGACTCTTTCCTCGCTAGACCTAGGGTTACCACCTTGGGAGGTTGTGGGCATTCTAACAGCTGGTTTAGCTCTCTCAAGCTTCGCCCTGTCAG GACTTTATTGTACCCATCAAGACATATCACCAGAATATGCAAGTGTACTTCTG GGTATAACTAATACTGTTGGGGCAGTACCTGGAATTGTAGGTGTAGCCCTCACCGGCTATCTTCTTGATTCAACTCATTCTTGGAGT ATGTCACTGTTTGCTCCATCAATCTTCTTCTATTTGACCGGTACCGTTGTATGGTTAGTGTTCGCGAGCAGCAAGCCTCAAAGTTTTTCTGAGCAAGACTGA